The sequence AGCACCCAAAGAAGAGCATGGGCTTTCTTTAACGGCTTTAATAGGGGTGCTGGTTTTTGGGGGTGCGTTTTTAGCTTTGTTAGTGCCAAAAATCTATTTGAGCAACAATATTTATTATATCAGTCGCAAACTCAACGCCCTAGAAGATCGAAAACGCCTACTTATAGAAGAACAGCAAGTCTTAAAAGACCGACTGGAAAAAGAGCACTTTAAACACTACATCCAAAACAACGAAAAAGTGGGCAATATTGCGTTTTAACTAATAGTAAATAGCCCCTAAAACAAGTGCTTATTTTTAAAATTTGTTTTCTACTTGAAATACAAAACCCTTTTAAACCCTTGATTTTAGAAAACACACCCTCTCAATATGGTATAATCAAAAGGCTAAAAGCCCATAAAAGTTAATCAAGGAGTAACCATGAGAAAAACGATTTTAGCGTTGTTTTTAGTAGTGCATATAGGGTCATCATCCGTTTATGCTGATAACGCTTTGATTTTACAAACAGATTTTAGCTTGAAAGATGGGGCCGTCTCAGCAATGAAAGGCGTTGCATTCAGCGTTGATCATAACCTTAAGATCTTTGATTTAACGCACGAAATCCCTCCGTATAACATCTGGGAAGGTGCTTACCGCTTGTATCAAACCGCTAGTTATTGGCCAGAGGGTTCGGTATTTGTGAGCGTGGTTGATCCGGGCGTAGGCACTAAGCGTAAATCGGTGGTGCTGAAAACTAAAAACAATCAGTATTTTGTCTCGCCGGATAACGGTACGCTGACTTTAGTGGCACAAACTTTGGGTATTGATAGCGTGCGAGAAATTGATGAAAAAGCTAACCGCTTGAAAGGTTCTGAAAAATCCTACACTTTCCATGGTCGTGATGTGTATGCTTACACCGGTGCGCACTTGGCTTCTGGGGCGATCACATTTGAGCAGGTTGGACCAAAACTTCCCACAAAAGTTGTCGAACTCCCTTATCAAAAAGCGAAAGCGGCAAAAGGGGAGGTGAAAGGCAATATCCCAATTTTGGATATTCAATACGGCAATGTTTGGAGCAATATCAGCGACAAATTATTAAATCAAGCAGGGATCAAACTCAATGACACGCTGTGTGTAACTATTTTTAAAGGTTCTAAGAAAAAATACGAAGGGAAAATGCCGTATGTTGCAAGCTTTGGCGGTGTGCCAAAAGGTCAGCCCTTGGTCTATCTTAACAGCTTGTTGAATGTTTCCGTAGCGCTGAATATGGATAATTTCGCACAAAAACACCAAATTAAATCTGGTGCTGACTGGAATATTGAAGCGAAGAAGTGTGCTAAGTAAAGCGTTTTTTAGAAAAATTAAGGGGCGTGAAACACCCCAACAGCTAAATACGAGATCGTAGAAGGACAATCATGTATGGTGCGCATCCAGTAAGGGTTAATTCTTTCAGCCCTTTCAAACCCCTAAGAACCCCTAAACTCCAAATAAAATTTTTAAGGCGTGTGTTTGTGGGTGCGTCCATTAGGCGTTGGAATGACCAAGCATGCCCTTTGGATTTGGTGGAATTAGACAAACAAGCTCATAAGGCGATGATCGCCTATTTGCTCGCTAAAGATTTAAAAGATAGGGGTAGAGATTTAGATTTGGATCTTTTAATCAAGTATTTTTGCTTTGAATTTTTGGAGCGCTTGGTTTTAACCGATATTAAACCTCCTATTTTTTACGCCCTCCAACAAACCCATAGCAAGGAATTAGCCTCCTATGTCGCCAAAAATTTGCAAGATGAAATTGGTGCGTATTTTTCTTTGCAAGAATTAGAAGAGTATTTAAGCCACAAACCCCAAATTTTAGAAACTCAAATTTTAGAGAGTGCACATTTTTATGCGTCTAAATGGGAGTTTGATATTATTTATCATTTTAACCCCAGCATGTATAGCGTGAAAGAAATTAAAGAAAAGATTGATAAGCAACTCCACAATAACGAGCATTTGTTTGAAGGGCTTTTTGGGGAAAAAGAAGATTTGAAAAAATTGGTGAGCATGTTTGGGCAGTTGCGTTTCCAAAAGCGCTGGAGCCAAACCCCACGGGTGCCACAAACGAGCGTTTTAGGGCATACCTTATGCGTGGCGCTTATGGGGTATTTATTGAGTTTTGATTTAAAAGCTTGTAAAAGCATGCGGATCAATCATTTTTTGGGTGGGCTTTTCCATGACTTACCCGAGATTCTAACTAGAGACATTATCACGCCTATTAAACAAAGTGTTGCAGGGCTTGATTATTGTATTAAAGAGATTGAAAAAAAGGAAATGCAAAACAAGGTCTATTCTTTTGTTTCTTTGGGTGTTCAAGAAGATTTAAAATATTTCACCGAAAACGAGTTCAAAAACCGCTATAAAGACAAGTCCCATCAAATCATTTTCACCAAAAACGCTAAAGAATTATTTACGCTTTACAATAGCGATGCGTATTTTGGAGTTTGTGGGGAGCTTTTAAAGGTGTGCGATCATTTGAGCGCGTTTTTAGAAGCTAAAATCTCTCTTTCTCATGGCATTTCTAGTAGCGATTTAATCAAAGGGGCAGAAAATCTTTTAAAATTGCGATCCCACGCTCAAATACTTGATGTGGATTTAGGGAAGTTGTTTAGAGATTTTAAGTAATGAACTATAACGAATTACTAGAATTTAACGATTCACATGGCATACCATAACTCCGCTATGGAAGGCAATAGCTTGACCTTGGGCGATACGATAAGCATTCTCATAGATAGAAAAAGACCCCTATTGAATCTGTAAGTCTGTAAGCTTATATGAAGTGCATGAGATAGAAAATTATCGCAACTTTATTCCCTTTATTTTAGAGTTTTTAGAGAGAAATAGGGATATAGATGAACATTTGATCTGTCATTTTCATTCTGTTTTAATGCGTAATACCTTGCCTGATTTTGGAAAATTTAAAAACACTTATAATGAAATCATAGGGGCTAAAAAACCTACTGCAAGTCCAGCTATGGTGCAACCTAGAATTAATGATTTGTGTTTAAAAATACAAAATGACTTGGCGTTAAAATTAAGCAACGAAGAAAAATTAAAAAAGATAGCAGAACACCACATAGAATTTGAAGAAATCCACCCTTTTAGCGATGGCAACGGACGCACAGGGAGAGCCTTGATGTTTTACCAAACGATACAATACAATTTAACGCCCTTTTTGTGATCGAAGTAACTGCTAGAAGCGAATACAGCGAATACATGAATGCTATGAGAGAACAAGATGCTAACGCTTTAGTCGGCATTATTAAGGATTGACAAAAAATAGAGTTAGAAAAAATAAAACGATATACTGCTATCTTTAAAGAAAGACAAATAATTAAACCCTAAATCATGTTTTAAGATTTCAAGCGTGCATCAAATAGAGCTTTTTCCTTTCGCTTGATGAAGCGATATTGAGTAATTGGCGGTATTTGGTGATCGTTCTTCTTACCATTTTCAAGTGGAATTTTTCTTCAATGAGTTCTAAAATCTTAGCGTCGCTCAAAGGCTCTTTTTTGTCTTCGTTTTTAATCAATTCTAAAAGGTAGTCTTTAATCACGGCGTTTGAAGTCTCGCTATTGTCTAAAGCGATGCTAAAGAAATGCTTAATAGGGAAAACCCCTCTCTCGCATGCTAAATATTTATTAGAAATTGCCCTTGAAATCGTGCTTACAGAGTGGTTAAACTCATTGGCTAAATCCAATAATTTTAAAGGGCGCAATTCCTTTCCTTTAAAAAAATCGTATTGATACTCCAAAAGCATGAGTCCGATTTTATAAATCGTGGCTTTCCTTAAATTTAAAGCGTCAATCAAATCTTTAGCCTCTTTTAATTTATCTTTCAAATAATCGCTATTCTTAAAACGCTTTTCTTCCAAACTAATCGTCGGATAGCTCTCATCATTCAAACGAACGATGATTTCATTATCCACTTCCATAATAAAAAGCTCAGGAATGACTTCTATTTCTTTTTCTAAAAACTCAATAGCTGGAGGGTTTTTAAAGGATTTTAAAATTTTTAAAGCCTTTTCATAATAAAAATCTTTAGAAAATTCATGGTGTTTTTCTAAATGCAAAATAATTTTTCGCGTTTCTTCATAAAGCTCGTTATTGTCTAATTCCCTACTCTCTAGCTGAAATAAAAAGCTCTCTTTCACATCTCTAGCTCCAATACCAGCTGGATTAAGGTAACTAAAACGCTTGTGCACTTTCTCATAAATTTCGCTCTCTACCCCTAAAATTTTAGCCCTTTCTTCAACATTTTCTTCAAAATACCCCTCATTATTTAACCCATTGATAATATCCATAGCGATTTTTTGAGAAGTTTCAGTGGGAAAAAGGGGGGGAATGATTTGATCTTTTAAAGTCTCAAAAAGGCTTTTTGATGCGATCGTTAAATTTTCTAAATGATCGCTACTACTTTTAGTGTTAAAACGATCGCTAAAGCTTTTAATGCGTTTGTTTTCAATTTTGATTAAGGGGTTATCTAGGGCATTTTGTTTTAAAACTTCTTCTAAATCTTCAAGCTCGCTTTGTAAAATAGGTAGCCACCCTTTTAAAGTAGCGTTTAACTTGTTTTTAGGGCTAAGGTTTGCACGTAAAACCGCCATATTCACACCTTAAAATTTTCCCCTAAATAATATTTACGCACCAAAGCGTTTTCATAAATTTCATTAGCGTTCCCACTCGCTAGAAGCGTGCCACTTTTAATCACATACGCCCTATGGCATACACTCAAAGTCTCTCGCACATTATGATCAGTGATCAAGACGCCAATGTTTAATTCAATCAAGCTTTCAATAATCTTTTGAATATCAATCACTGCGATCGGATCCACGCCCGCAAAAGGCTCATCTAGTAACACGAATTTAGGGTTTTTCATTAAAGCTCTAGCGATTTCTACGCGCCTCCTTTCTCCCCCACTCAAGCTCATGCCTTTGCGTTCTCTTATGGCTTGGATATTGAAAGCATCAAGCAAACTTTCCATTTTTTCTTCGCTCTCTTTAGAGTTTTTAAAAGTAGTCTCCCCTGCTAGGGCTAAATTCTCTTCCACGCTCAATTCTTTGAAAATGCTAGATTCTTGAGGTAAGTAGCCTATGCCTAAATTAGATCGCTTGTGCAAGGAGTATTTGGCTAAATCCACATCGTTTAAATAAACGCTCCCCCCACTAGGCTCTAAAAGCCCGCATATCATGTAAAAGGTGGTGGTTTTACCCGCCCCATTAGGCCCTAAAAGCCCCACCACTTCGCCACTTTTAACCTCTAAAGAAACATCTGAAACAATTTTGGTTTTTTTGATTTGTTTGTTTAAATGCTCTGCTTTTAAAATATCCATTCAAGCGACCTTTCAAGCGATCTTTATTGTATAAAAACGGCTATTTGATTTTGTTTTGATTTCTACAACCTTAATAGCTAAATCGTATTTTTTTAAAATTTTTTCTAATTTTTCATCGCCCCATTCCACAAAATGGATCCCTTTTTCTAACAAACACTCTAACATGCCAAGCTCCAAACAAGCCTCTAAATCGCGCATGTAAAAATCATAATGGAACACGCTCTCGCTATAAGCATGCATCACGCTAAAGGTGGGCGAAGTCGCTTGAATGTCTAAACCCAAATGTTTCAAGCACGCTTGAACTAAAGTCGTTTTACCGCTCCCTACAACACCTTTTAAAAACACCACCCCCCTAAAATCATCTTTTAAAATTGCAACAGCCACTTTGTCTAATTCGTCTAAATTCGCTCTCATAACAATTCCACGCTTTTGATTTCAAACTCGCCCTTAATTTCTTCAATAAGATCAGAGTTATTGACCAAAAATTCTTGCAATTCTGTGGGGGCTTCTTGTTGTTTATTCTCTTTATTCTCTTTATTCTCTTTATTCTTGTTTTCTTTTGTTTTTTTTTCAACCACTTCTTTTTTTTCAATTTCAGCCGTTGGCATCGTTTCTGTGGTTGGTTTGGGTAAGATTTTTTCCCTTAAGGAAGAGATTTTAAACTCTTTAATCTCTTCTAGTGGAGCGTTTTTATTTTCTAAATGATTGTTTAAAGCGATTTTGATACTTTCACCCTTGCCAAAAACGCTATCAACGATATTTTTCACGATTTTAAAACACTCTCTTAAAAGCTCCTTATCTTTATCAACCGCTAAAGACTCCCAAGTCAAAGTTTTAGTGTGGCTATCAAAATCAATGAAACGGATATTTTTTTCAAACACAGCCCCTAACTCGTAGTTGCGCTCATAAATCAATTTTTGGACTTGTTTAAAAAGGTTGTAGAAAATACGATCTTTAGCTGAAAGCATTGGCGTTTGTGGGGCCTCCACTATTGGGGTTTTTAGTGGTGGGGTTTTTAGTGTTTGGTTTTCTTGTTGGATGGCGTTAGCGTTTTGATTTAAAGGTTTCAAAGCACTTTCTTTTGTTTGCTCCAATTCTAAAATCGCATCATCTAATGCTTTGAGTTTCAAAGCTTCTTTAAATTTCATTTTCAATAATAGTAGCACAAAACCAGAATTTGCTCCCTCTTTTAAAAGGCTCAAAGCGCTCATAATGATTTTAAAAAAGCGCTCTATCAAAAGGATTGAATAAGTATCAGGGCTTAACAACTTCGCTTTCAAAAAAAGCATCATTTCTTCTAAAACGCCCTCGGTTTCATAATTTTCTAAAATTTCATAACGCTCTTGCAATTTAGCTTCATCTTGGTTGATTAAGCTTTGAAAAAAATCTTCCAAAACGCTTCTGTCAATCGCCCCTAACATTTCAGCCACTTTGCTTTCTGTGATAGCGTTATCGCAATAGTTGATGGCTTGCTCTAAAAGGGTGAGCGTGTCTCTCAAGCTCCCTTGACCGCTGTGAGCTAGTTTTTCTAACGCGCTCTCTTCATAATACACTTGTTCTTTTTCTAAAATGGTTTTTAAATGAGAAATAACAGAATTTTCAGGGATTTTTTTAAACCTAAAATGCTGGGTGCGACTGAGTATGGTAGTGGGTAACTTCAAAGCGTCCGTTGTCGCTAAAAGGAATTTCACATGGCTAGGAGGCTCTTCTAAAGTCTTTAAAAGCGCGTTAAATGCTTCGGTAGTGAACATATGCACTTCATCAATAATAAAGATTTTATAGCGCCCAAAGCTTGGTTTGTAGCGGGTTTGCTCTATGAGATTACGGACATCATCAATCCCCCTATTAGACGCCCCATCCATTTCTATAATATCTATATGGTGGTTATTTAAAGCGCTCTGGCATTGGATGCAAGTATCACAAGGCATGGCTTTTGGCCCTGCTTCACACATTAAAGCCCTTGCAAAAATCCTAGAAGAGCTTGTTTTACCCGAACCTCTTAACCCACTGAATAAATAAGCGTTAGCCAAACGCTGGTTGTCTAAGGCTAAAGAAAGCGTTTTAGCCACGCTCTCTTGTCCGACTAGCTCGCTAAAATGTTTGGGGCGGTATTTTAACGCTAAAACTTGCATATTGGTTTTAATCCTTAAATTTGTTTAGGGGTATTGTAATGTAAAATGACTTAAAACTCCCAAAGTCTCTCTCTATTAAAAATAAAATAAAAAGCTTTGTTGGTGGTAATAAAATTTTAAAAACCCTAAAAGCATTTTTAAACGCAATACCCCACAAAAGAGGAAGTTAAAAAGAGGGTTTAAAGAAAAAAGAAAGGTTTAGTAAGCAAACACATAATTGAGATACACGCTATAAAGCCTGCGGTATTGCAATTGAGTGCCCACAAAAGAATAATAATTCGTGTTGATGGTAGGGATCTTCACGCCTAATTCCATGCCATGTTGTGCAGAATGCGCATCATATCTCTTTTTGGCGGTAGCGAGGTTAGTCCTTAAACCTAAATTGATTAAGAACTGGAAATTGGAATTATGCACTTTAGCACTATAAGTATTGTTAAAAGTCGTTAGATTCACATGCTGAGAATTAAGCCATGTCGTGCCAGCGAATGCGATACCGCCAAAAAGTCCAAAAGGAATCTTACTTTTTTAAGCTCCTTATCGTTGATGAAATTCACCAATAAATCGCTCCCTACCCCATAATCCAAACATCAGAGTTGGAGTTAAAAAATTTGGATTTAATAAAGCCATGGTTGTAATCAACAAAGCCATAATATCTAGCACCCCATCGTTTATTTTCGCCAAAAAAATTGCTTATAGCCTATTTGAACGCCAATACTATTTAAGATGCCGTTATTGTTTTGAGAGTTAATCATGCCGATATTTTTAAAAGGGTTACGGCTTATAAACTCTAGTGCTAAAGAGAGTTGGGATTGTTGCACTTGATTGATCCTATATTCGTATTTTCCTGCTTTAGGGGCGTTAGACTTTTCATGGGGCAAGATAATGTCTTTTGTGTTGAGCTTGTTGTACGCGAGTTGAGAAATTTCTCACATTCTTTTGGATCGCATTAATTTCAGCGTTTAGATTGACATTCCCTTTGAAAGGGATATCATTGGGATTGGGAGTCGTGCCTAAAAAGGGCTGTTTCAAATAAGCTTTTTGTAAATATTCAAACTCATTTTTGGGGATGGAATTAAAAAGAGGTTGAAAATGCTTTGAGCGTTAGAAAGGATCGTTTTTTGGTTTTGAGCGAAAGTATAAATATCTCTTGCAAATGATATGGTTGTTTTTATCACACGGTAGCTTGAGCTTGCAAGGTGTTTGAATTAGCGGTGTTGTTTTGAGAGAGTTTGAGTGCTTCTTGCAAAAGGGTGAGCATTTTGTAAATGTTTTGAAACACTACATAAGAGATTATGGGGTTATTGGAGATTATGTTGCCTTCATAGATCACATGGTTTTCTAGGTGCCCGCCCACTTTACCGCCTCCATAAGCGACGGCCAGTTTTGAAAGCCCCTTGATAGTGATATTCCCCCAATTCATGTTGGTGTTGGTTTTGTGGATCAAATCCATAAGCTTTTGTGCGGTTTCAAGGGCTTCGCTTATAGTCGCGCCTTGTTTTGTTTGATCGGCTTGGTTGCTAGGGCATCCGGATAGAGCGCAAAGAATGCCTTGAGTTTTTTGGAGCTTTTCGGCAAGATTTTTCATTTCGTTATAAGTCGCTATAGGCATGCAATTTTTAGGATTAGGATCTGTGCGATTGCACCTGTATGCTTGGGGATCGCCCATGGCATTATTGGTGTATTGATTCCCTATATTAAAAGTAAGGTAGTTCTCCGCATAAAGCAACCAAAAGCTAGTATAGAAGTGAGAACGGCTTGCGTGTTGCTATAAATGGGCGATAAATCTTTGTTAGTGGAGTCGTTATTCGCAAAAGCTTACAAATTAGATATAGAGGATTTGACCAATTCACAGTTGTTCGCATTCTAGATGCTTTGCCTTAAGGCAACCACTTGGGCTAAAGATGAGTTTAATTACTCGTATTTGTCGTTCAAGTTTTTCAATTCGCCGGTGTTTTTCACCATTTGTGCCACTTCACCGATTTGCTAACTCACGCCGAAAAAAGCCGTTGTCTTCAGTGCTCAGTAATGACGCTAATAGGGATAAAGAAAGTAAAAATCGTTTTTTCATTGAAAGGTCCTTAAAAGTAATTTTTTGCAAATTCAGAATAAGGATTGATTTACAATCAGTTAAATTTTACGATAAATTTATTGAATTTTCAAGCAAAATAATATTTTTGCGTTTCAAAAAAAGTTTTTTGGAGTTTTTATAAAATATTAAATTATAAAAATCATAATAAAAACTACAAAACCAACGGTGCGACAACAAACCCTAACGCCACGCTCAAAGCCACGACTAAAACCCCAGGGATCAAAAACGCATGATCAAACACATAACGGCCCATTTTGGTGGTGCCGGTGTTATCCATAGCGATCGCTCCTAGCAAAGTGGGGTAAGTGGGTAACACAAATAGCGCTGAAACGCTTGCAAAAGAAGCCACGATAATATACAAATGCTCCGTGTGATTAGCACCAATGCCTAAAGCTGTGATCACGCTTGGGATGAGTGCTTTAGAAGTGGCAGCTTGCGAATACAAAAGCATAGAAGCAAAAAAGAGCGCCACAGCCAATAAAAACGGATAATCTGCGATCAAAAAAGAAGCGTAGCGCTCGATTTCATTTAAATGATTGCTCACAAAAGTATCGCCTAACCACGCCACTCCCAGCACGCACACGCACGCTTGCATGCCGGATTTAAACACGCTTGAATGGGCGATTTCATTGGCATTGATTTTACAAAAAATCGCAATTAAAGCCGCCACGCTTAGCATGAAAGACACGATCGCTTGATCTCTTCCTAAAATCACCGGGCTAATTAAAGCGATATTTTTAGAAATCGCACTCGCATAAAAAACGATCGCCACAACCCCACCAATAAAAATCCATAACGATAATTTCGCGTTTTTTGAAACTTCTTTTTCTTCTTTGATTTTAGGAGGCGAAATTTTGCCCATTTTCAAGCGCTCTAAATAGTTGGGATCGCTGTCTAACTTTAAATTGGTAAAACCCATAATAAACGCCGTGAACATGCATGCTAAAAAAGTCGTAGGGATCCAGATCATTAAAAGAGTTAAGTAATTTGCCCCCAAAGGCTCTAAAATACCACTCATAAACACCACCGCCGCGCTCACTGGGCTTGCAGTAATGCCCACCTGACTAGAGACGACCGCTAAACTCAACGGCACTTTGGGTTTGATGTTTTGGCTTTGACTCACCTCTACAATCACTGGGATCAAAGAAAAAACCGTATGCCCAGTGCCCGCTAGTATCGTTAAAAAATACGCCACGCTAGGCGCTAAATAGTTGATTTGCTTGGGGTGTTTTCTTAAAATTCTTTCAGCGATTTTGACTAAATAATCTAACCCTCCAGCCTTTTGCATCGCGCTAATAGCGCTAATGACTGCCATGATGATTAAAATCACATCAAAGGGGATTTTGCCCGGATTTAGCCCTAAAAACAAGCACAAAACAAACACTCCCAAGCCCCCCACATAGCCCACCCCCAAACCCCCTAGCCTTGCCCCTAAAAAAAGCGAAAAAAGTAACACGATAATTTGAAAAAAGGTATCCATCATTAACCCTTTTTAAATTTATTTTAACGATGTTTTACTATACTACAAAATCTTTTAAATTTCAAAAGGTGGTCTATAATGAGAATGTTTTTGAAATTTATCATTCTTTTACTTTGTTTGAAGGGGCAAGTTATGGCTCAAAATTTACCCACCATTGCTTTACTAGCAACAGGGGGGACGATTGCTGGGAGTGGTGCGAATGCGAGTTCAGGAAATTATAAAAGCGCTGAATTAGGTGTCAAAGAGCTTTTGAAGGCTATCCCTAACCTCAATAAGCTCGCTCGCATTCAAGGGGAGCAGATTTCTAATATCGGCTCACAAGACATGAATGAAGAGGTGTGGTTCAAACTCGCTAAACGCATTCAAGAATTGCTCAATGATAGCCATATCCAAGGCGTGGTGATCACGCATGGCACGGACACTTTAGAAGAGAGTGCATATTTTTTGAATTTGGTTTTACACTCCACAAAACCGGTGGTG comes from Helicobacter acinonychis and encodes:
- a CDS encoding SAM hydrolase/SAM-dependent halogenase family protein → MRKTILALFLVVHIGSSSVYADNALILQTDFSLKDGAVSAMKGVAFSVDHNLKIFDLTHEIPPYNIWEGAYRLYQTASYWPEGSVFVSVVDPGVGTKRKSVVLKTKNNQYFVSPDNGTLTLVAQTLGIDSVREIDEKANRLKGSEKSYTFHGRDVYAYTGAHLASGAITFEQVGPKLPTKVVELPYQKAKAAKGEVKGNIPILDIQYGNVWSNISDKLLNQAGIKLNDTLCVTIFKGSKKKYEGKMPYVASFGGVPKGQPLVYLNSLLNVSVALNMDNFAQKHQIKSGADWNIEAKKCAK
- a CDS encoding HD domain-containing protein; the protein is MYGAHPVRVNSFSPFKPLRTPKLQIKFLRRVFVGASIRRWNDQACPLDLVELDKQAHKAMIAYLLAKDLKDRGRDLDLDLLIKYFCFEFLERLVLTDIKPPIFYALQQTHSKELASYVAKNLQDEIGAYFSLQELEEYLSHKPQILETQILESAHFYASKWEFDIIYHFNPSMYSVKEIKEKIDKQLHNNEHLFEGLFGEKEDLKKLVSMFGQLRFQKRWSQTPRVPQTSVLGHTLCVALMGYLLSFDLKACKSMRINHFLGGLFHDLPEILTRDIITPIKQSVAGLDYCIKEIEKKEMQNKVYSFVSLGVQEDLKYFTENEFKNRYKDKSHQIIFTKNAKELFTLYNSDAYFGVCGELLKVCDHLSAFLEAKISLSHGISSSDLIKGAENLLKLRSHAQILDVDLGKLFRDFK
- a CDS encoding RNA polymerase factor sigma-54, coding for MAVLRANLSPKNKLNATLKGWLPILQSELEDLEEVLKQNALDNPLIKIENKRIKSFSDRFNTKSSSDHLENLTIASKSLFETLKDQIIPPLFPTETSQKIAMDIINGLNNEGYFEENVEERAKILGVESEIYEKVHKRFSYLNPAGIGARDVKESFLFQLESRELDNNELYEETRKIILHLEKHHEFSKDFYYEKALKILKSFKNPPAIEFLEKEIEVIPELFIMEVDNEIIVRLNDESYPTISLEEKRFKNSDYLKDKLKEAKDLIDALNLRKATIYKIGLMLLEYQYDFFKGKELRPLKLLDLANEFNHSVSTISRAISNKYLACERGVFPIKHFFSIALDNSETSNAVIKDYLLELIKNEDKKEPLSDAKILELIEEKFHLKMVRRTITKYRQLLNIASSSERKKLYLMHA
- the lptB gene encoding LPS export ABC transporter ATP-binding protein is translated as MDILKAEHLNKQIKKTKIVSDVSLEVKSGEVVGLLGPNGAGKTTTFYMICGLLEPSGGSVYLNDVDLAKYSLHKRSNLGIGYLPQESSIFKELSVEENLALAGETTFKNSKESEEKMESLLDAFNIQAIRERKGMSLSGGERRRVEIARALMKNPKFVLLDEPFAGVDPIAVIDIQKIIESLIELNIGVLITDHNVRETLSVCHRAYVIKSGTLLASGNANEIYENALVRKYYLGENFKV
- the tsaE gene encoding tRNA (adenosine(37)-N6)-threonylcarbamoyltransferase complex ATPase subunit type 1 TsaE, producing MRANLDELDKVAVAILKDDFRGVVFLKGVVGSGKTTLVQACLKHLGLDIQATSPTFSVMHAYSESVFHYDFYMRDLEACLELGMLECLLEKGIHFVEWGDEKLEKILKKYDLAIKVVEIKTKSNSRFYTIKIA
- a CDS encoding DNA polymerase III subunit gamma/tau, whose amino-acid sequence is MQVLALKYRPKHFSELVGQESVAKTLSLALDNQRLANAYLFSGLRGSGKTSSSRIFARALMCEAGPKAMPCDTCIQCQSALNNHHIDIIEMDGASNRGIDDVRNLIEQTRYKPSFGRYKIFIIDEVHMFTTEAFNALLKTLEEPPSHVKFLLATTDALKLPTTILSRTQHFRFKKIPENSVISHLKTILEKEQVYYEESALEKLAHSGQGSLRDTLTLLEQAINYCDNAITESKVAEMLGAIDRSVLEDFFQSLINQDEAKLQERYEILENYETEGVLEEMMLFLKAKLLSPDTYSILLIERFFKIIMSALSLLKEGANSGFVLLLLKMKFKEALKLKALDDAILELEQTKESALKPLNQNANAIQQENQTLKTPPLKTPIVEAPQTPMLSAKDRIFYNLFKQVQKLIYERNYELGAVFEKNIRFIDFDSHTKTLTWESLAVDKDKELLRECFKIVKNIVDSVFGKGESIKIALNNHLENKNAPLEEIKEFKISSLREKILPKPTTETMPTAEIEKKEVVEKKTKENKNKENKENKENKQQEAPTELQEFLVNNSDLIEEIKGEFEIKSVELL
- a CDS encoding anaerobic C4-dicarboxylate transporter, with protein sequence MMDTFFQIIVLLFSLFLGARLGGLGVGYVGGLGVFVLCLFLGLNPGKIPFDVILIIMAVISAISAMQKAGGLDYLVKIAERILRKHPKQINYLAPSVAYFLTILAGTGHTVFSLIPVIVEVSQSQNIKPKVPLSLAVVSSQVGITASPVSAAVVFMSGILEPLGANYLTLLMIWIPTTFLACMFTAFIMGFTNLKLDSDPNYLERLKMGKISPPKIKEEKEVSKNAKLSLWIFIGGVVAIVFYASAISKNIALISPVILGRDQAIVSFMLSVAALIAIFCKINANEIAHSSVFKSGMQACVCVLGVAWLGDTFVSNHLNEIERYASFLIADYPFLLAVALFFASMLLYSQAATSKALIPSVITALGIGANHTEHLYIIVASFASVSALFVLPTYPTLLGAIAMDNTGTTKMGRYVFDHAFLIPGVLVVALSVALGFVVAPLVL